One segment of Ipomoea triloba cultivar NCNSP0323 chromosome 12, ASM357664v1 DNA contains the following:
- the LOC115999320 gene encoding uncharacterized protein LOC115999320 — protein sequence MMFIRLHKPTIVCLLEPKVSEDQANRICSSFGFEEWIRVEAVGFSGGIWILWRNTIVIEAVETHPQFITIRVVDNVARALLVTGDFNSVLSQEEVSNPETFSLARCVDFNQWICREGLLDLGYSGAKYTWTRGLGTSTFKGARLDRALGNVERKLRYSEAEVEHLPRINSDHTPLLINTRSLPSGRMNRQFRYNMAWATHLTFQQVVRHSWDNNKNVEINKEKMAVALATWNVSTFGNVFHRKKKLLARINVVQRRMVNQLRPDLTKLDKKLKQELEEVLFQEELIWF from the exons ATGATGTTTATCCGGTTGCATAAGCCAACCATTGTGTGCCTTTTAGAACCTAAGGTTTCCGAGGATCAAGCAAATAGGATTTGTTCAAGTTTCGGATTTGAGGAATGGATTAGAGTAGAGGCGGTGGGTTTCTCAGGTGGGATTTGGATCCTGTGGAGAAATACCATAGTAATCGAGGCAGTTGAGACCCATCCACAGTTCATTACTATAAGGGTGGTGGATAAT GTGGCAAGGGCCTTGCTCGTAACAGGTGATTTCAATTCAGTTTTATCACAAGAGGAGGTCAGTAACCCGGAAACATTTTCCTTAGCTAGATGTGTGGACTTCAACCAATGGATTTGTCGGGAAGGTCTATTGGATTTGGGATATTCGGGAGCTAAATACACTTGGACTAGAGGGTTAGGAACTTCAACGTTTAAGGGTGCACGACTAGATAGGGCCCTAGGAAATGTGGAACGGAAACTAAGGTATTCTGAAGCGGAGGTCGAGCATCTGCCAAGGATAAATTCAGACCATACACCTCTGCTGATAAATACCAGGTCACTACCCTCTGGACGTATGAACAGACAGTTTAGGTACAATATGGCGTGGGCTACTCACCTGACGTTCCAACAGGTAGTCCGGCATAGTTGGGATAACAATAAAAATGTAGAGATCAATAAGGAAAAGATGGCAGTCGCTCTTGCTACCTGGAATGTATCAACCTTTGGAAACGTGTTCCATAGGAAGAAAAAGCTGCTGGCAAGAATTAATGTGGTACAGAGGCGAATGGTTAATCAGTTAAGGCCTGATCTGACCAAACTAGACAAAAAGTTAAAGCAGGAATTGGAGGAAGTACTGTTTCAAGAAGAACTTATATGGTTTTAG